The following nucleotide sequence is from Cryptomeria japonica unplaced genomic scaffold, Sugi_1.0 HiC_scaffold_933, whole genome shotgun sequence.
GCCGTGCACCCTCTTGCCctagccccctgcgaaggcgtttaaagtaggtcTTGGATGATTCAGTAGCcatcgctccccgtgacaccatgccatgctcaccaacatcaggaataggtgtgtcatgctcaccaacatcaggagcAGCTGTGTCACTCcgagtctcagtatttcctgtctctgctcatgctctctgctcctcctttgccatggctacagcctcaacctctatatctacctggtcgatccaatcaatgtcatcatcactaaagacaactgtaggagtcccaggagctgtctgattctcattggcccactctgcttcaagatcaacctcatctagaatgataggagagatgtcaactaatgcattctttctcattcttaggcggaggttgtagtgaacaaagacgagatcattcatcttctccacagataatctattgcgcctcttggagtgtatgtgctcaaacatactccaattgcgctcacaacctgatgcgctgcatCGTTGGCTCAAGAtgtgaatggccaacttctgaatatttggtgtctctaggccaaaaaagctccaccaatgatttgagtttgaaatgagaaaaataaataaaatcagtctcactcatgaactcatttaacaagttacaatatagtattgattaaaactaaaattaagccttacaatttatttttacctggcatcatagttgtcctgcCATCTTTGGCcacaggacgagagaaggtctcccttTGTGCActtgagaacaactgtagctctcgaaaaaggtctatctgagaagtactagcaggtcccatcttctccatgattgcgtatagcccattaaggacctccacatcaaccttgaaagaagggataaaacggaatgccggattcagataataggctgccgcatggatgggcctatgaagctgatgatgccatctcctatcaatgatctcccaaatgggacaatacttgctctcatctcctccatagaagaatctgatggcctccttcgccctatccatgccctcatatatatagcttattgcgggcttatctccatccgcaactcgcaacaaaaccaccaagggcttaacaaactgcaaaattgaaaatattgtgtaatttagaaaaatgagcaaataagaggatACAtagaataagttataaaacatgaagttaaaatttaaattgtagaatttataaaaaaattaccttcactatctcatcacaagggacccaaaagccttgctcatcaaaaatgtagtctgccatatctttccctgcagaggtggtagcataggatgaggaagaccgctcctcaccaacaatcatacgtctcaaggcagacttagacctaagcatggactgcaatgtgaggaagtttgtggcaaatgttgtgattcctggacgagctaactccttctgctctgtgtattgtctcataagagccaacacccatgaatgattatatacaaatttgcagacatttcttgccctttctacacatctcttgacccatgggatttttccaatatcctccaacatgaggtcaatgcaatgagcagcacatggagtccaaactatagatgggtgcctctccatcaatagtctacctgcagcaacataatttgttgcattgtaaattgtaattaatggaagtacaaattacaagatagtaattaatttgcaaataaaattagtttgtaatcaaaagtttacccgcagcaacataatttgctgcattgtcggtcaccacttgtaccacgttctcctcacccacatcttcaatcacctcctccacatcttcaatcacctcctctatctgctcacataggtaggtggcattcttgcaatgggcggaggcatccatggacttgatgaaaacggtgccccttgaaataaaaaaataaagctaggtcaatgatcattcaataaaccattagataaaaaataaaaaattaaagactatatgaaactaaaattaatcaatcacctgtggaagaaacaagaaaattaaggagagttctatttctcctatccgtccaaccatcagtcatgatggtgcaacctttagtgctccatatttgGCGTTGTTCATTtaaatccttcttcacatcatccaccatttgagacaaaatgggtcccctcaaatcactctcactaggggctttgaaccccgccctgcatatggtaatggcatcaaccatttgttgccaataaggagacctgtcgcaaagaaacttaatgagataagttaagtataaaaattcaatgagataagttaagtataaaaattaaaacaatcaaagttatcaaacataaaagttagtaaaacattcacctggctacaaagaattgaatacagctgtagctccaaaacctgccaactgccattttagcagcatcatggacctccttgttccaacccatgccctcaagcgacagttgggacccaggagtagtgcgaggcacaaagaaggaatccaacctagatttacgaatcttAGGTACAATGGtaacactcccactacaactactagtgctaggagcatgagaagtggcggtggcactgccacttatagaagcagaagcagaaacggaagcaccaacagtagcaaactgagtgagacgatatggaggtaaggaagaagggcctccaacacaacctaactgtgtccctcttcctaaaactgtctctctcccaatggccgctcgatcctccttttgtttctttttcctttcaatctcctcaaccattacataacattcacgtacagcctcagggactgcttttaggcatggtttgGCATCATGTCCAcacacaccagcaatatggtatttcagcctatatatacctccatggaatattgttttgcaaaacatacattttgtttgcccctttccttgccctggaaaatcctcatgatatttccaagcagggtcctttctaatggggggtctagaagctgaagtagacattttaggatagttttgtgaaacttgaagttgaggcaaataataaagtgaagtttgctgcaataaaacattacaaatacaaaataaaattaatacatattacatacattcaaaaaaactaaagtagggtttgtcaaaccctactttaaaaataaataaatttacaaaccctacatagtacaacactacaactacatactacatgctacatacaaacatacaaaagattttgaaagaaaatgtaaaactttcaaaataaatgaatagaaaatgaaatttttgcatataagaaacaaactaatcttcaaaaaaacaatcttacctcttacaacaagcttgaaatgagctgcaaagtcttcctatccaactcttgatgcaccaaatcgaaacacaatgcagctccaatgtgacaaattgaagaaaatttgagCTTCCTctttgctggtttttcttctatgcacccttgtttttcttcccaactcactctactcctttttttgcaagtgaatgaaatgaaagtcacttttagggatagaagataattaacaaaaaaaaacggactttaaaaaacattgcaaaataatttttttttgtgtttttcttttggCTTGACGCCGAccgagtctggggctcaggactcgccgagtttgggccaaaattgccaactcggcgagtccgagtccgagtccctagGACTTGCCAGGCCTGACTCGTACTCAGACTCGCCGAGTCTAGGCGAGTCCCGTTTCTATGATTGAAACACATTTGTATAACTGAAATATGGCTCATAGAATATATCAATGAAAAGCTCCTTCTAAGACCAATCTACAATTTAGTGATGGAGCGAAACCACTCCCAACTTTTCCCTCAAGAATTCAAAAGTTTCCTTTGGTAGAGTCTTTGTAAACaaatctacaatttgttctttagtagacACATTTTCCAACTTAACTTGTTGATTAGTAACCTGTTCTCTTTGAAAATGATACCTAATGGGAATATGTCTAGCCCTagagtgcataactggattcttagaaatgttaatagcactcgTATAATCACAGAAGATAGAAATaggatgattaaattctaccttaatATCCTTCAATGTCTGTTTCATCCAAAAAATTTGTGTGCAACACAACGTAGCTGCAATATACTTTGCTTCAACTTTAGATAATGAAACAAAAgcctgtttcttactcaaccatgagacAAAACAGCcaccaagaaagaaagcaccaccacttgtgctttttctatcatcagcTGAACcaccccaatctgcatcagtataagccgtAAGTATAAAATCATtgcctctaggataccataagccataatccatACTCATAGTACCTTTAAGATACTTAAAGATCCTTTTAACTGTTTGAACATGAGCATTGTTAGGAGTggcctgaaatctagcaacatagCCAACAAATTGCATAATGTCATGTCTAGTAGCTGTAACATATAACCAACTTCCTACCATAGACCTGTCAAATGTTTAGTTAACATCTGGAGACTCATCATCGTTATTGAGTTTACAACTTGTTACCATAGAAGTGCTTACAAGATTACAATCCTCCATTCTAAACCTTTTCAATATCTCTCTAATATACTCTGTTTGAGAGATAAAACTACCTTTATCTGATTGATGAATTTGTAAGCCAAGGGAAAAAGATAACTCTCCCAACATACACATTTCAATCTCCATCTTCATGTTGGTAGCAAAAATCTTACACATCTGTTCACAATAACTACCGAATATTAAATAATCAACATAAGCAACTACGATCAACATGTGGTTATCTTCTTCTTTCACATGCAAGTTGCTGTCCGCTATTCCTCTTCTGAACCCTTGTTGTTGTAGATAACAGTCCAACTTATCGTACCACGCACGTGgtgcttgtttaaggccataaagagcctttttTAGCTTGCAAACATAGTTCTGATTTTTTGATAACACAAATCGATTAGGCTGTTTTACATAAACAACTTCATTCAAATTatcattcaaaaaggtagatttgacattcATTTGAAAAACTTTACAAACCTCTAAAAGAAGCAAATGCTaagaacattcttattgcctctaaacATGCAACAAAAGCAAATATTTCATCAAAGTCAATATCTtctacttgagcataccctttgcacacaAGCCTTGCCTTGTTGCTTACTACTTggccatcttcatttagtttgtttctgtaGATCCATTTTgtgcctatcacattcttgtctatGGGCcaaggaacaagttcccatgttccACTTCTTGaatttgatcaagttcctctttCATGGCTGCCATCTAGTGTTTGTCTACAATTGCCTCTTCAAAATTCTTAGGTTCAATCATGGACAACAAAGAGATATCATCATCCTCATAATAATTTACATTTCTTCTTGTAGCTCTAGGTTTGTCCTCTTGTAAAATCTGATCAATTGGATGATTCTTTTGAACAAACTTAGGGGTCTTCAAAGatgtttttgtgagattttgctaagatcaagaggcaatggaaagcacaaataagagagacaaaatagatgatatgaATAAACTATAACCCCATAGATTCAAATGAATTATCTATAAGtaccacggtctccgagttacgcgacgTCGAggttgaccattttttccactttgagcactcaagggaaagcatcgctacgACGTGGCTTGGAATGattagacatcttggggagtgagacaagggaacacctagtgcaAACCCAGCCACCCGGACACGCTCACGCTGACCATTCATTCCCACAacgagcaaaatgaaagatgcactattttgccacctctcactaacaattTTTGGCgaggtttgatttgatgttaaaatgattgcttcaaatcttcttttataggcgatttggatgaatatgtgtgtctcttaccctaaggctgacttgttatggaataaaatttaaatgaaaaccttacctaagctgactcatccttagataaattttaaATCTACTTTGggtgctcaaatcttgtcttaattgattcttgaaGTAATCTTGTTTCCTCTCAAGTCATGAAGTAATAAAACTTTTCTCTCCTTGTTCAATACATGAAAAATTTGCTctgaagcatgagtttatgaaataataacttcactccaatctctccatgcatgaagttcgctccttatctcaaacacatgaagtaacaattttgttcctccttagCAACCCTTGAAGTGAATGATTTCTCTCCTCTTAGGTCAAACTTGAagtaaataatttcatttgaatCTTGCAGCTTGCAGCTCTTATAGTTATCAACTTCACTCATAAACATTGATTCATGAAGCAAGAAACTTCGCTCAACTCTTTTGATACCTGAAATATGCATTTCACTCCTAGTTGCTTGAAGCCAAAATTCACTCCTAAACTCTCACACTTGAAGTTCACTCTAAACGTGAAGTCATGAAGTAAAATTTTGAAATCCAAGACATACTCAAAGGTGAGGAAAATTATGAAAGAGATAAAGATTACTTCATTGCACATTCAAATGTTCAAACTCGTGCAACTTACATTCATCAATCCTtaaaaggactcaaagaaaattcactcaatcaaaatacacaatatcagcatTACCGGTGTCGATACTTGGGTatgtgggtatacacaatatgagaaacCCAGTTTAAAAGTAAacgccatatgagttacatgtaatgaacaaattggatcacatttcaatacATAttcacaatgaacaagtttgatcacatttcaatagaaaataactaagtttcaagaatatcaagtttcatatatatcaatgaacaaattggatcgaatattaAGTTTCATAAATTTCAAAATGAATAGtaatcgtgtacatatcaaaaaatggtatagatgccaaatcaataatagttacaaaaatgtggcatgtgtcaTGTCTgccaaagtcgatatatacatatacaaatgtcgaatatataaaaaaattggtccttcaatgaccacaactacaactatatgtctctatcggtatctatgactgtggcggatcatcaaaatcaagcctctttgaagcAGTATGTGACTctgcaggtggctgcacaaggacaattcaaatgtcgaattagatatattttctcaatataacatcaaaataactaaatattgaactctaaattgtttgaagttgaaatgttgattacctcatctctatcttttgtaattgggtgaggctgaggatccgtgggatgtcctgaagttggctgtaactggtaaaacaatattaatacaagttaataacatatatgtcaaataacacataataactaaagatgaatagactaaaaaactaaagcatatcggagcctcaaatggatgtcatgtggtcgtaggaggcaaagtcatagatgaaacAGTTACGATCATTTATGATCATTTCTTATATCTATGGTAAGTAATCCAAAAGGAGTTGATGAGTTGATCTAAGaaagacataccttttccctttctcgtgttggatcccatattatacATGTAGGACTTCTAATTAAATGGAATAGTAGAACATCAGTAGGAAGTTTTGAAGGGGGTTGTAATAGattaaagacaattatacaagttaataacccaaagttgttgataaactagatagaacaaatatttttaacatatgtagaacaaatgcacaccgaagcctcgtatagttctcttgTAGCCTTAGGAGGCCTTGTCGAATTTGATGCAATTATtaccatttcttgtatgaaaaatgataatatatgatatagacataaaaggatttagttatttcaaacaagaaagaatgcaatccaaagtgaatatgaagatatcacctcttacctttgttgaacctcatcgacatcaggtgcattcattaattttgtaaaccccatatgtttctgtatatagaacaaataaattaagtacatctatcaatatctacatatacatgtttaatcataatacatttcaacaaatgaatttaaattgtactgaattgccttctgtcgtttgggtgttcgagaggatatctttttctgcctcggagtgctagaggatgtcTTTCTCACACAAGATatcctcgaggcaggtggggtaaagtaacagaaaaaaaaattaacataagggaaaagagcatgtgtTTAATATAtaacttaagtaaaaaatatataaatctaaacggtaccacatagctatcttggccaaagtcaatggccgaaagcgtgatatcatcaagttgggacatttcagcccctgataagccctataaaacaccaagtaatgatacatataataaaaaatatatattttaaaaccaatgtattattatatttttaacaaatttacaaatctttacctccggtggcgaaactactcgtgaccatggagtcaactgaaaagtatgtggtgtactcccaccacctgttgcaccctgcaatgcattttatttatatgtcactttaatttgtcataaaaaaaaatcatttatttttataagatttagtcacttaattgataacatgtcatcaACAGAATTAAACACACTTGTGTCTGATAGTGAGGAAACCACATATTGATTAGgtcatcggtgagggccacatcctctgcaaTGGAAGCATGAaatctactcccgcaacatgtacatgaatgagatatcAAACCATCCCCATCTATGTGAGTGTCTACACCAGAatatacaccctggcaggtggtgcacatatgttgaatgggttggcctatgccaaatgatgcatgaggtgacgttgatgaaggaggtgtcactgatgaaggaggtgtcaaaagtgttggtacatcctctgctccgaCCAACTATGTGCCATGTTGAATAATGACATCAGTCAATTATGTAGCTGCCTGAAGAGTTTGTAATTCCATAGActtcttcaaggatatagggacagtgacatgaaccatggttTTAGGAGCTATATGCCTCCTATGATGTGGTCGTACCACCCTATGGGCCTCAGGTCTATCCTACGTAGAGCCTCTCACTCTACCTTGAAATTgctggatgtcaaagtaattcggcttctcaccgaggataaactcacaatacaactttctcaaaaaatataaaggcacctcccaattattacaaggtggttggtcaaagaccatataccacctatcccaaaaatcttctttcaacctagcatgaacacaccaatgtataggaaatcgagtcatatttagttctaggttgttactagtaaCAGGATcgatgaaaagagcacatatgtcagctttaagtatgtcattttcttcacttgatcatatgacaatgtacccatccacataaaatgttcgacatcatccctccatgaaccccatttcgtaacctccctagatagcTCATTTGCACTATTGGTCATTGTTTCTAGCGTTgtggcgagggttgagtggtgctcaagcctagaggacctcaacatattcaccaatatagaaatttgggcactattatgtgtaaggtgattgatgagatcctcttgtgtggcatctacacgatctaatggaggacgtggagggttttggggtggcAGTGATTGTTGAGGAGCAGCATTTTGAAGATTTTGTAGTTGTGGAGCAATGCCTTGAGGGTTTTATTTTTGGGCATGTGCAATGTTTACAGGGCTCGCTTGTGTTTCTTGTGCAAGAGGagatctttgttgtctatttcatttttggggattgcttaaagaatctgacatcaaattaataaaaacaaaacttaaatcaattaaaaaaccttcaattaaaatacaaacaaaaataatcaaaccaatcaaatcttacttgttcgacggggtgccattgttgaaaattgctcttaattgtagaaaaatccaaaatgatTACAAACTCCTATGGGTTCTGTGGTTTTTTGGCTTCCTTTTGCTGTCGTTCCACAGTTTTTGGCGTTGAAAATGGTCAAAACCTGTGGGCTACCAAACGGGTTTTAAgaaactttttattttttaaattatttttttgaattatcaTAACCCGCACAGGTTatgaaaattttgttttttttggcatgtggccacttttctgttcaccatcttggtgcacttaccctttttACTTTTTCAAAAGACACATTACTATGTTTCCATTAGTTGGTAGAATATACTAGAGCATGTATGAAGTGTAGGTCCACATAACTCATGCAAAATATTTTGAGGCCAATAGTGACTACAAAAATAAAAGGAAACATAAAATAATTAGCACAAACATTGAAGGCGACCACAAGAAGATTACAAAAAATTAAACCTTACTGTGATCACCCTCCAtaaaatgaaatcaaatatgaCTGTTTTATTCATGTTGGACACTTAATTATGGAATCTTACTATAATTGTGGAAGCATCCTAGGTAGCACGAAAGAGCTTAAGAATGGAGAGACACAAAAATGGCCCATTAAGTTGTGTGATTTATACAGATGAATCATTTAGGGTTGGTTTAATTTATTAtcagtaatgcaaaatttaataatAGGATTAAAATTTATTTAGGAATAGCATATTGTTTAAATAGTTCTAGAATATTTTGATACTAAGAGTAGTTTAAAgacatttaattaataatattttctaCTAGAGATTGGACTTTGACACTTTCTCTTTTTAATAATTTATCCATTCAATCTAATTGAAGGCCTTTTTCATGAGATTCAAAAGTTATATATGTTTTGGATGCTACATTACTCTTGTATCATTATATTGGGAGCTTGTTTATTATAGAGATAAACATGTTTTACAGGCCCTGAAACCCAAAGTTTTGCAGACCAAGGCCAGCAGCCAAAAATACATTAAACAAAAGTGAAACAAGGGATAAACCCCACACAGACCCAACACTAAAAAACAAGACGAAGAGAccccaaaaaatagaaaaaaagaacTCAACTAAGAGAGTGTACCAATTCAGTGATcttctgaataatcttcttgttaatAATGTTAATGTAATGAATTGATTTTTTCCTATTTTATTGCATGCTTGTAATCAAATACAAAC
It contains:
- the LOC131872975 gene encoding secreted RxLR effector protein 161-like; its protein translation is MVGSWLYVTATRHDIMQFVGYVARFQATPNNAHVQTVKRIFKYLKGTMSMDYGLWYPRGNDFILTAYTDADWGGSADDRKSTSGGAFFLGGCFVSWLSKKQAFVSLSKVEAKYIAATLCCTQIFWMKQTLKDIKVEFNHPISIFCDYTSAINISKNPVMHSRARHIPIRYHFQREQVTNQQVKLENVSTKEQIVDLFTKTLPKETFEFLREKLGVVSLHH